In Leptospiraceae bacterium, a genomic segment contains:
- a CDS encoding AAA family ATPase: protein MHKENYLDYTYSQDVGMYLFLELSKTIPNSIELIVEKKNFRKLVKLLKSNGFEAKKKRVEIDSANNKSILKIHFVVFQNLKTRSVICIELTNKELFITVLYDSFESVFKTFRQLKKFQKKVLENRISIILENENGRLYLKKQDINPIKDIDLSLNYGEDFVAKDKLIREEIAKDNTNSLILLHGKPGTGKTTYIRNLISRFNNKEFILAPVNIMENIDNPRFLTFMLNYQNSILILEDAEKLIRKRDESDNNLIGLLNTSDGILGDILKLKIILTFNTEKENIDPALLRKGRLKVEHHFDALSVENSNRLFDKLGKKIHVDRPYLLTEVYNTESESIEIETTRRIGF, encoded by the coding sequence ATGCACAAAGAAAATTATTTAGATTATACATACTCACAGGATGTGGGTATGTATTTATTTCTCGAACTCTCGAAAACCATCCCCAATAGTATAGAACTTATTGTGGAGAAAAAGAATTTTCGAAAATTGGTTAAGCTTCTAAAGAGTAATGGCTTTGAAGCTAAGAAAAAGCGGGTGGAAATCGATTCGGCGAATAATAAGTCAATCTTAAAAATTCATTTTGTAGTTTTTCAAAACTTAAAAACTCGTTCTGTTATTTGTATTGAACTTACAAATAAAGAACTGTTTATTACTGTCTTATACGATTCTTTTGAGTCCGTTTTTAAAACGTTCCGACAGTTGAAGAAGTTTCAGAAGAAAGTATTAGAAAATAGGATTTCCATTATATTAGAAAATGAGAATGGTCGTCTGTATTTAAAAAAACAGGATATTAATCCTATAAAAGATATAGATTTATCCCTGAACTACGGTGAAGATTTTGTTGCGAAAGATAAACTTATTCGGGAAGAAATAGCAAAAGACAATACCAATAGCTTAATTCTTCTGCATGGAAAACCGGGAACCGGAAAAACGACTTACATCCGTAACCTGATTTCTCGTTTCAATAATAAAGAATTTATTTTAGCACCTGTGAATATAATGGAAAATATAGATAATCCAAGGTTCTTGACTTTCATGTTAAACTATCAGAATTCCATTTTAATTTTGGAAGATGCCGAAAAACTAATTCGTAAACGGGATGAGAGCGATAATAATCTCATCGGCTTACTGAATACTTCCGATGGAATTTTGGGAGACATTCTGAAATTGAAAATTATCTTAACCTTTAATACGGAAAAAGAAAATATAGACCCGGCCCTCCTACGAAAAGGCAGACTAAAAGTAGAACACCATTTCGATGCACTTTCAGTAGAAAACTCAAACCGACTTTTTGATAAATTAGGAAAGAAAATCCATGTGGATAGACCTTACCTGCTCACAGAAGTTTATAATACCGAAAGCGAGTCGATAGAAATCGAAACAACGAGAAGGATAGGTTTTTAA
- a CDS encoding nucleotidyltransferase domain-containing protein yields the protein MKDKPLFGLKPRDHQTIIEILGKYPEIQEVKLFGSRAKGNFKPGSDIDLSITTDFDDDNLALKLSVDFEESSLPYNVDLVFYRSISNQAVKEHIDRVGVLIFSKNSPVY from the coding sequence GTGAAAGATAAGCCTTTATTCGGTCTAAAACCAAGAGACCATCAAACGATTATCGAGATCCTGGGTAAGTATCCGGAAATACAGGAAGTCAAATTATTCGGAAGCAGGGCAAAGGGAAATTTTAAACCGGGAAGTGATATTGATTTATCTATTACTACGGATTTTGATGACGATAATTTGGCATTAAAGCTAAGCGTAGACTTCGAGGAGTCCAGCTTGCCCTATAATGTTGACCTTGTATTTTATCGCAGCATTTCTAATCAAGCAGTAAAAGAACACATCGACCGTGTTGGTGTTCTTATTTTTTCTAAAAATTCTCCGGTTTACTAA
- the tmk gene encoding dTMP kinase produces MKNLTNKFILIEGIDGSGKSTFAELLFNFLKDKQVPARKFNEPSSYETGLYIRRFLKGEIKLEREEQLEAFIKDREESVEKNILPSLKRGETVVLDRYYYSTAAYQGKDIEDAKRILKKNQKLFPAPDYILFLSISPKKALQRITERNPEKEIFESLPKLQLIDSIFRKTLPESSIYLDSENLLSEALLKEFIARM; encoded by the coding sequence ATGAAAAATCTAACAAACAAGTTTATCCTGATTGAAGGAATCGATGGAAGCGGTAAGTCTACCTTTGCGGAACTTCTTTTTAACTTTCTAAAAGACAAACAGGTTCCGGCCCGGAAATTCAATGAGCCCAGTTCCTACGAAACCGGCCTTTACATACGTCGCTTTTTAAAAGGAGAAATAAAACTTGAAAGAGAAGAACAGTTAGAAGCCTTTATAAAGGACAGAGAAGAATCTGTTGAAAAAAATATTCTCCCTTCTTTAAAAAGAGGGGAAACGGTAGTACTGGATAGATACTATTATTCTACTGCGGCTTACCAGGGAAAAGATATAGAAGATGCAAAAAGAATCCTTAAAAAAAATCAGAAACTCTTTCCGGCTCCCGACTACATCCTCTTTCTCTCTATTTCTCCGAAAAAAGCCTTGCAAAGAATAACCGAGCGAAACCCGGAAAAGGAAATATTTGAGTCTTTACCCAAGTTACAACTCATAGATTCTATCTTTAGAAAAACTCTTCCCGAATCCAGCATCTATTTGGATTCGGAAAACTTATTGTCGGAGGCTTTATTGAAAGAGTTTATAGCTCGTATGTAA
- a CDS encoding carboxypeptidase regulatory-like domain-containing protein: protein MKRLVSTLINLVLIAFFTQVLAEPQEKMMLPETMKGFVLDYKTKTPISNAVVELKNANLGVGYYRVETNSNGFFEVKDYAKHVLYTLEVQAEGYVSYKTTLMPGTEEEKIFLHREAVLYGRILDSADKPLSSVKVKLKSDSYSPFSTRIVETDANGEYRFERLPSNRYSIEFQKEGYITETASIRRLKAAETFRLPMMLYRPAGLSGKLLVDGIKEEVPAANILVSLKGPMTHSSYSYQNGEFQIQDIKPGKYSLHINHRGFFPESQEGIEIKEGEQISSILKKLKPREPSVSVSARRYTFPPASPPVFNIRSLRLETVKIKVYTVPVKEFIQPPLDPNSVEPEKNGFNLIKEWEEPVRNFRPFDWRYQDLELPDSLAIGTYCIEVSGPQNAIDRKYFTVTSTGIILKRSPESLLVYAVDLITNKPIPNAEIISFEPLSQKEIEDFQKNASAPTKVNNTTSVPKPSNQDDLDFDVGMNDDVFQPDEFSDIHLEPLEKKKEDSEGIRLDTTIVIDQLSNMPGHVSLRGKTDENGLFLGKTNSKKQMMIFAIAPNDSFAIASTGVPYSYGAEMKKFFVYTDRPVYRSGDRVFFKVLGKERKYHFEPILEGNYSYEVKRSGSSEIVQKGDFSLDEWGSFAGEIQLEKGAKPSSYYISILESTNHIGEGRFYVEQYRKPEFKVSITPSQKFYTNKEKASFRVDARYFFGSPLKNTLIRYRFYESKLRDRQAVYWWEEDYSSSESYNRLKLEGEKYLDENGRAVIEIDCGDYPYDRELSLEVTVVDKSNVAISESQAVKVGRGEFYIRIRPESNFFSTASEKKINFIVSDFSEKPVKTRLHLRFYRFIWKSWQRVYVHSESPVYETKVETDEKGRFQLSLDKELKEPGEFDIVVSAVDKKDNVIKANYTLWLYDPLHNKIESRFKNLELSLEKESLDKAGEVTVLLKSKYSGFPVLISLEGKDIYETKLIYMKDNVVPVKLQVKDGYAPNFYIQAAMQKNRALFIARESFNLPVKDTELEIKFHSKKEDFRPGETVNMELEVKSKEGKGLKADVSVSVVDEAIYSIKEDFTPRMKDFFYTKISNYVITNYSFPLNLLAGAGKDGKKDEGTRKNFKDTAHWSAHIQTDESGKAKFDFSVPDNLTEWRLTARAHDKKGRVGENRSNILVTKEIIARIGKPRFFTENDELSIIGIVNNNSQKGLENIQTGMKANGALLAKDEKPFSLPPNGSTSTYYPLKVEADKPNILLEYNALAGEFKDGLELSVPIHKVGNEFRILQTGDTKNNSNLVIPLEDSKTTQFVPEELIIQLEPGIVQSMLSSLQYLSEYPYGCTEQTISKFLPALMLDKIYKQKTGKPLSFDKDLDKKIKTGIERLKTMQNYDGSWGFWYGDSGNEFLTGYAMFSLYTASQSGYDVDQYNIKRGLAAMARMLTNPQDMEEDARAYLSFVSSLYGGADRNSIDKLIRDENSNAYRKAYLLRTLLNLQKHMKNENDKQEFKPYADKIPLILDSLKKLSEKDDKGTYFRSAEESTWSWQGGRAEVSAQVLLALLEAGDNSSLIPEILSSLQKRKEGNRWLSTRATSMVLYALSAYLEKNGIPELKEDKVEFFLNNKKIASFDLHPKETVGLKTVIPLSEFKDKQILLRANSQNQLNSFFSIEIKGNLYFKKEEEKKELEKGLSLERKLYTVKRVLDINRQEYLVPELFDTKKPLKTGDELMLKLRFKADRNYEFLALEAFLPSGFEVVKEDAYESSGVYSHKEKWDDKMVYFFSKVTKDEIYEVAYIIRAELPGKIQMKAAHIECMYSPDIRAWSDLKQLIIQEK, encoded by the coding sequence ATGAAAAGACTGGTATCTACCCTGATAAATCTCGTCCTGATTGCCTTTTTTACACAGGTTCTGGCCGAACCCCAAGAAAAAATGATGCTTCCGGAAACGATGAAGGGTTTTGTTCTCGATTATAAAACAAAAACTCCTATCAGTAATGCGGTAGTTGAGCTTAAAAATGCAAACCTGGGGGTGGGATATTACCGGGTAGAAACCAACTCCAATGGTTTTTTCGAAGTAAAGGACTACGCCAAACATGTTCTTTATACCCTCGAAGTTCAGGCTGAAGGTTATGTCAGCTACAAAACGACCCTGATGCCGGGTACGGAAGAAGAAAAAATTTTTCTGCACCGGGAGGCTGTGCTATACGGTCGCATCCTTGATTCAGCAGATAAACCTCTTTCTTCCGTAAAGGTAAAACTCAAATCCGACTCTTACTCTCCCTTTTCCACCCGAATTGTAGAAACCGATGCAAATGGCGAATATCGCTTTGAAAGGCTTCCATCCAACCGTTATTCTATAGAATTTCAGAAAGAGGGCTATATCACTGAAACAGCGAGTATTCGACGCTTAAAAGCCGCTGAGACCTTTCGCCTTCCCATGATGTTATACAGACCGGCAGGGCTTTCGGGAAAATTACTTGTAGATGGTATAAAGGAAGAGGTTCCCGCAGCCAATATTTTAGTCAGCCTCAAAGGCCCGATGACCCATAGTTCCTATTCCTATCAAAATGGAGAATTTCAAATCCAGGATATAAAACCCGGAAAGTATTCCCTTCATATTAATCACAGGGGCTTTTTCCCGGAATCTCAGGAGGGCATAGAAATTAAAGAAGGGGAACAAATCAGTTCTATTCTAAAAAAGCTGAAACCCAGAGAGCCTTCGGTCAGTGTAAGTGCAAGACGCTATACCTTTCCTCCGGCTTCTCCACCGGTTTTTAATATTCGTAGCCTCAGGCTTGAAACCGTTAAAATAAAAGTTTATACCGTACCGGTGAAGGAGTTTATCCAGCCTCCCCTGGATCCCAATTCAGTGGAACCGGAAAAAAATGGCTTTAACCTGATAAAAGAATGGGAAGAGCCGGTTCGAAATTTCCGACCTTTTGATTGGCGTTACCAGGACCTGGAACTTCCCGATAGTCTGGCCATCGGAACCTATTGCATAGAAGTATCCGGACCCCAAAATGCTATTGATAGAAAATATTTTACCGTCACTTCAACCGGAATTATCCTCAAACGCTCCCCCGAATCACTTCTGGTTTATGCAGTCGATCTTATTACCAATAAACCCATTCCGAATGCAGAAATTATTTCCTTTGAACCTTTGAGCCAAAAAGAAATTGAAGACTTCCAGAAAAATGCTTCTGCTCCGACAAAGGTAAATAATACAACTTCTGTTCCGAAACCCTCGAATCAGGATGATCTGGATTTCGATGTTGGAATGAATGACGATGTTTTCCAGCCCGATGAATTTTCTGATATTCACCTCGAACCTTTGGAGAAGAAGAAAGAAGATTCAGAAGGAATTCGGCTGGATACAACGATAGTTATAGACCAGTTGAGTAATATGCCAGGCCACGTTAGTCTTCGTGGTAAAACAGATGAGAATGGTTTATTTCTGGGCAAAACAAACTCGAAGAAGCAGATGATGATCTTTGCCATTGCACCGAATGATAGCTTTGCCATTGCCTCCACCGGTGTTCCTTATAGCTATGGTGCAGAAATGAAAAAGTTTTTTGTCTATACCGATAGACCTGTATACAGAAGCGGAGATAGGGTTTTTTTCAAAGTCCTCGGTAAAGAGCGTAAATATCATTTTGAACCCATACTCGAAGGTAACTATAGCTATGAAGTAAAGCGTTCGGGTAGCTCTGAAATTGTACAAAAAGGAGATTTTTCTCTCGATGAGTGGGGAAGTTTCGCAGGAGAAATTCAATTAGAAAAAGGAGCAAAACCATCTTCCTATTATATTAGTATTCTTGAAAGTACGAATCATATAGGAGAGGGTCGTTTTTATGTAGAACAGTATAGAAAACCTGAATTCAAAGTCAGCATTACTCCTTCTCAAAAGTTTTATACGAACAAAGAAAAAGCCAGCTTTCGGGTCGATGCTCGCTACTTTTTCGGTAGTCCTTTGAAAAATACCTTAATCCGTTATCGGTTTTATGAAAGCAAACTTCGTGACCGACAGGCTGTGTACTGGTGGGAAGAAGACTATAGTTCTTCTGAGTCCTATAACCGGCTCAAATTAGAAGGAGAGAAATATCTCGATGAAAATGGTAGAGCTGTGATTGAAATTGATTGCGGAGATTATCCCTATGACCGGGAATTGAGCCTTGAGGTTACCGTTGTCGATAAGTCTAATGTGGCTATCTCGGAATCACAGGCAGTAAAAGTAGGAAGAGGGGAGTTTTATATCCGCATTCGCCCTGAGTCCAATTTCTTTTCTACCGCTTCAGAAAAAAAGATAAACTTTATTGTGAGTGATTTTTCAGAAAAGCCGGTCAAAACGAGGCTGCATTTGCGTTTCTATCGCTTTATCTGGAAAAGCTGGCAACGGGTTTATGTGCATTCAGAAAGCCCTGTCTATGAAACAAAAGTAGAAACGGATGAAAAGGGAAGGTTTCAACTCAGTCTTGATAAGGAATTAAAAGAGCCGGGAGAATTTGATATTGTCGTTAGTGCAGTAGATAAGAAAGACAATGTGATAAAAGCGAACTATACTCTCTGGCTCTATGATCCCCTTCATAATAAAATTGAATCTCGTTTTAAAAACCTCGAACTCAGTCTCGAAAAAGAAAGTCTCGATAAAGCCGGAGAAGTCACCGTTCTTTTAAAGAGTAAATATTCGGGCTTTCCGGTGCTTATCAGTCTGGAAGGAAAAGATATATACGAAACAAAGCTAATTTACATGAAAGACAATGTAGTTCCTGTTAAGCTTCAGGTAAAAGATGGGTATGCTCCTAACTTTTATATACAGGCTGCCATGCAAAAGAATCGGGCTCTTTTTATAGCCAGAGAATCTTTCAATTTACCGGTGAAGGATACGGAACTTGAAATTAAATTTCATTCAAAAAAGGAAGATTTTCGACCGGGTGAAACGGTAAATATGGAATTAGAAGTGAAGTCCAAAGAAGGCAAGGGACTCAAAGCCGATGTATCGGTTTCTGTTGTTGATGAGGCTATCTATTCGATAAAAGAAGACTTTACTCCCCGGATGAAAGATTTCTTCTATACGAAAATATCTAATTATGTTATCACCAATTATTCTTTTCCATTAAACCTATTAGCAGGTGCCGGAAAAGATGGAAAAAAAGATGAAGGGACAAGAAAAAACTTTAAAGATACCGCTCACTGGTCTGCCCACATTCAAACGGATGAATCGGGGAAAGCTAAGTTTGATTTCTCTGTTCCTGATAATTTAACCGAATGGCGCTTGACTGCCAGGGCTCATGATAAAAAGGGACGGGTGGGAGAGAATCGCTCAAATATTCTGGTCACAAAAGAAATCATTGCTCGAATAGGAAAACCACGTTTTTTTACAGAAAATGATGAACTGAGTATTATCGGAATCGTTAATAACAACTCCCAAAAAGGCCTGGAGAATATCCAGACAGGCATGAAAGCCAATGGAGCTTTACTAGCGAAAGATGAGAAACCTTTCAGCCTCCCTCCCAATGGTTCCACCTCGACTTATTATCCACTAAAAGTAGAGGCAGATAAACCAAATATACTTTTAGAATACAATGCCCTTGCCGGAGAATTTAAGGATGGACTGGAACTTAGCGTCCCTATTCATAAAGTAGGAAACGAATTTAGAATATTACAAACAGGTGATACAAAAAATAATTCTAATTTAGTAATTCCTCTGGAAGATTCAAAAACTACCCAATTTGTACCGGAAGAACTGATAATTCAACTTGAACCAGGTATTGTTCAGTCTATGCTTTCTTCCCTTCAGTACCTATCTGAGTATCCCTATGGTTGTACCGAGCAAACTATCAGTAAGTTTTTACCGGCCCTTATGCTGGATAAGATCTACAAACAAAAAACAGGAAAGCCCCTTTCCTTTGATAAAGATTTGGATAAGAAAATAAAAACCGGCATAGAACGATTAAAAACTATGCAAAACTATGATGGTAGCTGGGGATTCTGGTATGGAGATTCAGGTAATGAGTTCCTGACAGGTTATGCCATGTTTTCTCTCTATACAGCAAGCCAATCCGGGTATGATGTGGATCAATATAATATCAAGAGAGGGCTTGCGGCCATGGCCCGAATGCTTACCAATCCTCAGGACATGGAAGAAGATGCAAGGGCCTATCTTTCCTTTGTTTCGAGTCTGTATGGAGGAGCCGATAGAAACTCTATTGATAAGTTAATTCGGGATGAAAATTCGAATGCTTACCGCAAAGCTTATTTACTCAGAACCCTTTTGAACCTCCAAAAGCATATGAAAAACGAAAATGATAAACAGGAATTCAAACCTTATGCAGATAAGATACCTCTTATATTAGATTCATTGAAGAAACTTTCAGAAAAAGACGATAAGGGAACTTATTTTCGTAGTGCCGAAGAGAGTACCTGGTCCTGGCAGGGCGGAAGAGCCGAAGTGAGCGCACAGGTTCTACTCGCTCTATTAGAAGCCGGTGATAATTCAAGTCTCATACCGGAGATTCTTAGTTCCCTTCAAAAGAGAAAAGAAGGAAATCGCTGGCTTTCTACACGTGCCACGTCTATGGTATTATATGCATTATCGGCTTATCTTGAAAAAAACGGTATTCCGGAACTGAAAGAAGATAAGGTGGAGTTTTTCTTAAACAATAAAAAGATAGCTTCTTTTGACCTGCATCCGAAAGAAACAGTTGGTTTAAAAACTGTCATTCCACTTTCAGAATTTAAGGATAAGCAAATACTCTTAAGAGCTAATTCACAAAACCAATTAAATTCCTTTTTTTCTATAGAAATAAAAGGGAACCTGTATTTTAAAAAAGAAGAAGAGAAAAAAGAATTAGAAAAAGGTCTAAGCCTGGAAAGAAAATTGTACACCGTAAAAAGGGTACTGGATATTAATCGACAGGAATACCTGGTTCCGGAATTATTCGATACGAAAAAGCCTTTAAAAACAGGGGATGAATTAATGCTCAAATTACGTTTTAAAGCGGATAGAAACTATGAGTTTTTAGCCTTAGAAGCTTTTCTTCCTTCCGGTTTTGAAGTTGTAAAAGAAGATGCTTATGAAAGTAGCGGTGTCTATTCGCATAAGGAAAAATGGGATGATAAAATGGTATACTTCTTTTCTAAAGTTACCAAAGATGAAATTTATGAAGTTGCCTATATCATCCGTGCAGAACTTCCCGGTAAAATTCAAATGAAAGCGGCTCATATAGAGTGTATGTATTCACCTGATATCAGAGCCTGGTCCGATCTCAAGCAACTTATAATTCAAGAAAAGTAA
- a CDS encoding nucleotidyltransferase substrate binding protein codes for MDIRWKQRFQNFERAFLRLKEAVEIPELNELERNGLIQRFEFTLDLSWKVLKDFLEDKGFSFKPSPKDTIRLAQQSQFITYAQELIDGLDMRNLLSHDYKEEYFLKFEKKLRHETYPALEKLYAFLLEAAEKSLS; via the coding sequence TTGGATATTCGGTGGAAACAAAGATTTCAGAATTTCGAAAGAGCCTTTTTAAGGTTGAAAGAAGCGGTAGAGATTCCGGAATTAAACGAACTCGAAAGAAATGGCTTGATTCAAAGATTTGAATTTACCCTGGATCTTTCCTGGAAAGTATTAAAAGACTTTTTAGAAGATAAAGGCTTCTCTTTTAAGCCTTCACCCAAGGATACAATTCGCCTGGCCCAGCAAAGTCAATTTATTACGTATGCACAGGAACTGATAGATGGATTGGATATGAGAAATTTACTTTCTCATGATTATAAGGAGGAGTATTTTCTTAAATTTGAAAAGAAGCTCCGACACGAAACCTATCCTGCATTAGAAAAGCTATATGCCTTTTTACTGGAAGCCGCTGAGAAAAGCCTGTCGTGA
- a CDS encoding FecR domain-containing protein yields MLAFLKFSFISLSLFLFCSDLFASNQIAVVLFTKGKVFANKTKTLRVGDRISETDTISTGAKSSCEIQIIQDNSPVVIRLKDNAEFSLNSASGGKNKQITGYLKSGKALFNVGKGGNNLKIVSPTSVAGVRGTKFMVDAIGVGLDRTATFEGEVNTRARVAELESLENDVLKQNKALDNLVKTLEKRQYPVKQGSYVDMSAVANRELLDKTGISEALTDDKKAALSKKEFQERIAKFGAKGIETSLQSVDKEATEKHLEVFEELIPVDLQHLEDDKKFTKVLDDRNSSRSFMLLINQLRRDLREAKKLNAYYEEKLNHMDTSIVKERKEHTTNIQKLDTTINALQKQVQESKTFSENDKQIQKEILEHLKSLKEIEESLKEITKGTR; encoded by the coding sequence GTGCTAGCATTTCTAAAATTTAGTTTCATCAGTCTCAGTCTATTCCTATTTTGTTCCGACCTATTTGCATCGAATCAAATAGCGGTAGTTCTGTTTACCAAGGGTAAAGTATTTGCCAATAAAACTAAAACACTTCGGGTAGGAGACCGAATTTCAGAAACAGACACGATAAGTACCGGTGCGAAATCCTCCTGCGAAATACAGATTATTCAGGATAATTCCCCGGTTGTAATTCGCTTGAAAGATAATGCTGAATTTTCTCTCAATAGTGCTTCGGGTGGAAAGAATAAACAGATAACCGGCTATCTGAAATCCGGAAAGGCTCTTTTTAACGTAGGAAAAGGAGGGAATAACTTAAAAATTGTTTCTCCTACCAGTGTTGCGGGAGTAAGAGGCACCAAGTTTATGGTAGATGCCATCGGGGTTGGACTGGATAGAACCGCAACTTTTGAAGGAGAGGTAAATACAAGAGCGAGAGTTGCCGAGTTAGAAAGCCTGGAAAACGATGTATTGAAACAGAATAAAGCCCTTGATAATCTTGTAAAAACCCTGGAGAAAAGACAATACCCGGTGAAACAGGGTTCCTATGTAGACATGTCTGCTGTAGCAAATCGTGAACTGTTGGATAAAACCGGAATCTCGGAAGCCCTGACAGACGACAAAAAAGCAGCGCTTTCCAAAAAAGAATTTCAGGAGAGGATAGCAAAATTTGGTGCGAAGGGAATTGAGACCAGTTTGCAATCGGTAGATAAAGAGGCTACAGAAAAACATCTGGAGGTTTTCGAAGAGCTTATACCGGTAGATTTACAGCATCTTGAGGATGACAAAAAATTCACTAAAGTTCTGGATGACAGAAATAGTTCCCGTAGCTTTATGCTTCTCATTAACCAGCTTCGCAGAGACCTGCGGGAAGCAAAAAAGTTAAACGCTTATTATGAAGAAAAATTAAATCACATGGATACTTCCATTGTGAAAGAAAGAAAAGAACATACTACGAATATTCAAAAACTCGATACCACTATCAATGCCCTACAAAAACAGGTTCAGGAATCCAAAACCTTTTCTGAGAATGACAAACAAATTCAAAAAGAAATATTAGAACATCTAAAATCTCTGAAAGAAATCGAAGAATCTTTAAAAGAGATTACCAAAGGGACACGCTAG
- the mqnC gene encoding dehypoxanthine futalosine cyclase: METKTDIILQKALDGERISKEEALELYKTGDFLKIQMVARELRERKISHEFASYTMFRVVNYTNYCNVECSFCSFMDEIGKGKGYILSAEEILSKMDYAVEMGADQMFLQGGVYPEIKFDYYPDVISRVKSKYPDMHIRAFSPVELLNMEKLTGLSLPSVLEELKSAGLNSVPGAGAEILTERMRHIISPKKASVKEWSRAMQTCHENGLPGSANVVFGSEETQEEVVEHLEVIRNIQDKTAGFLAFIPWTFQPQTKKFKIRTVPTHEYLKVLGICRIFLDNITHIETSVMVLGKGVGQLALLSGADDVSSVVIEENVLRSFGLKTEEEAIKFLQSAGFTPRRRDLLYNHERYGTGKFSTTGRDYINLSI, encoded by the coding sequence ATCGAAACAAAGACAGATATAATCCTACAAAAGGCTTTAGACGGGGAACGAATCAGCAAAGAGGAAGCTCTTGAACTTTACAAAACAGGCGATTTTCTCAAGATACAGATGGTAGCCAGGGAACTTCGGGAACGGAAAATTTCTCATGAATTTGCCAGTTATACTATGTTTCGGGTGGTGAATTATACCAACTATTGCAATGTAGAATGTTCTTTCTGTTCCTTTATGGATGAAATCGGAAAAGGCAAAGGCTATATATTAAGTGCGGAAGAAATCCTGAGTAAAATGGATTATGCAGTGGAAATGGGGGCAGACCAGATGTTCTTACAGGGTGGAGTTTATCCGGAGATTAAATTTGATTATTACCCCGATGTCATTTCTCGTGTAAAATCCAAATATCCGGATATGCACATCCGTGCGTTTTCTCCGGTAGAGCTTTTAAACATGGAAAAACTTACCGGGCTGAGTTTACCTTCCGTGCTCGAAGAACTGAAATCCGCCGGGCTGAATTCAGTTCCGGGAGCCGGTGCAGAAATACTAACCGAGAGAATGCGGCATATCATTTCTCCTAAAAAAGCTTCAGTAAAAGAATGGTCAAGGGCCATGCAAACCTGTCACGAAAACGGTCTTCCGGGAAGCGCAAACGTGGTATTTGGTTCGGAAGAAACTCAGGAAGAAGTCGTAGAGCATTTAGAAGTCATTCGAAATATACAGGATAAAACGGCTGGTTTTTTAGCCTTTATTCCCTGGACTTTCCAGCCCCAGACAAAGAAATTCAAAATAAGAACTGTTCCCACTCATGAGTATCTCAAGGTTTTAGGTATATGCCGAATTTTCTTAGATAACATTACTCATATTGAAACCTCAGTAATGGTTTTAGGAAAGGGAGTCGGACAACTGGCTCTTTTAAGCGGAGCGGATGATGTGTCTTCCGTTGTAATTGAAGAAAATGTACTTCGCTCCTTTGGTTTAAAAACAGAAGAAGAAGCCATTAAGTTTTTACAGTCTGCCGGTTTTACTCCAAGACGAAGAGATCTTTTGTATAATCACGAACGCTATGGTACCGGAAAATTTTCTACGACAGGACGGGACTACATAAATTTAAGTATATGA
- a CDS encoding AMMECR1 domain-containing protein, which yields MNSEERKTQLKTWLRCRMESEFYKTSCSDLPLKESPEFFGRLGIFITLRRNNRVRGCYGSFFHRHESFEANLLEYLRAALRNDPRYEPLAPSEIPKTEILLTLASMPESISNDSRLDTSLYGLILSDKNGNSLVFVPGELRGRDPFERLKRKFKAYSFQAFRAIRIN from the coding sequence ATGAACTCGGAAGAAAGAAAAACCCAACTCAAAACCTGGCTTCGCTGTCGTATGGAAAGCGAATTCTATAAAACATCCTGTTCTGACTTACCACTGAAAGAAAGTCCCGAATTCTTCGGAAGGCTTGGAATTTTTATTACTCTCAGGAGAAATAATAGGGTCAGGGGTTGCTATGGTTCATTTTTCCATCGACATGAATCTTTTGAGGCGAACCTCTTAGAATACCTTCGAGCAGCCCTTCGGAATGATCCGAGGTATGAACCCTTAGCTCCTTCTGAAATTCCTAAAACCGAAATTCTTTTGACTCTTGCTTCCATGCCGGAATCAATTTCAAATGATTCAAGGCTTGACACATCCCTTTACGGTTTAATACTTAGTGATAAGAATGGAAATTCTCTCGTTTTTGTTCCGGGAGAATTAAGAGGCCGGGATCCCTTTGAGCGTTTAAAGCGAAAATTTAAAGCTTATTCGTTTCAGGCTTTTCGGGCTATTCGTATTAACTGA